Proteins encoded in a region of the Thunnus thynnus chromosome 8, fThuThy2.1, whole genome shotgun sequence genome:
- the diras1a gene encoding GTP-binding protein Di-Ras1a: MPEQSNDYRVVVFGAGGVGKSSLVLRFVKGTFRDTYIPTVEDTYRQVISCDKSVCTLQITDTTGSHQFPAMQRLSISKGHAFILVYSITSRQSLEELKPIYQQVLAIKGNMESIPIMLVGNKSDETAQREVDSKEGEAQAGAWKCAFMETSAKMNSNVKELFQELLALEKKRDMSLSIDGKRSGKQKRADKLKGKCSIM; this comes from the exons ATGCCTGAGCAGAGTAATGACTACCGGGTGGTGGTGTTCGGAGCCGGCGGGGTGGGGAAAAGCTCGCTGGTTCTTCGTTTTGTTAAAGGCACCTTCAGAGACACCTACATCCCCACCGTAGAGGACACGTACAGACAG GTGATCAGCTGTGATAAGAGTGTCTGCACGCTGCAGATCACTGACACAACAGGAAGTCATCAGTTTCCCGCCATGCAGCGCCTGTCCATCTCCAAAGGCCACGCCTTCATCCTGGTCTACTCCATCACCAGCCGCCAATCACTGGAGGAGCTCAAACCCATCTACCAACAG GTTCTGGCCATCAAGGGCAACATGGAGTCCATTCCCATCATGCTCGTGGGCAACAAGAGTGACGAGACAGCCCAGCGTGAAGTGGACTCGAAGGAGGGCGAGGCTCAGGCCGGTGCCTGGAAATGTGCCTTCATGGAGACGTCGGCCAAGATGAACTCCAACGTGAAGGAACTGTTCCAGGAGCTGCTGGCACTGGAGAAGAAGAGGGACATGAGCCTGAGCATCGACGGGAAGCGGTCGGGAAAACAGAAACGAGCCGACAAGCTGAAGGGGAAGTGCAGCATCATGTAG